A genomic region of Pelodiscus sinensis isolate JC-2024 chromosome 1, ASM4963464v1, whole genome shotgun sequence contains the following coding sequences:
- the LOC102460272 gene encoding complement C1s subcomponent, which yields MERLWKWWLILCCPLAWANAAPMYGEILSPNYPQGYPNDVKESWEISVPPGFGIRLSFTHLDIEPSQNCEYDSVTILSGGHPVKGPLCGRKRSTDPASPILEEFYAPYNQLTVTFQSDFSNEERFTGFAAYYIAVDVNECTDFMEETCSHYCNNYIGGFFCSCPPEYFLHEDQRTCGVNCSGNVFTELSGEISSPNYPDEYPESARCKFRVVLEPGYRVVLNIRSGDFDVEPADNEGNCPDSLTFTDGQQHFGPYCGNTFPGPSEIKSRSNILDIVFETDKTIQKKGWKMRYSGDPIPCPQSVTPNSVLDPLKDKYSYRDYVTVTCVKGYEVVTPQDSLPAFQARCQSNGEWSNSHYKCVPVDCGPPSIIANGKATYKPGSEETLYGATVRYVCEEPYYALQTRGDGQYQCADNGKWVSEEMGTELPVCVPVCGFPSTPIQDHQRIFGGTRAKTGNFPWQVLFPSPRGGGVLISERWVLTAAHVLDDSRGKSTMYAGAINIRHQSQDEEAVQLEQDKVFIHPGWTKVADPNTRTNFDNDIALVRLMEPVKMGPRISPLCLPGASPEYELTDGRVGYISGWGRTEKRDRVQHLMMAQIPVVTMEKCRNVKPESLADATTFHFTENMICAGGGRKDSCAGDSGGAFAITDPRNETRYYVGGLVSWGPQCGTYGLYTRVGRYRDWILETMRQYGEAKESQE from the exons ATGGAGCGTTTGTGGAAGTG GTGGCTCATCCTCTGTTGCCCTCTGGCCTGGGCTAATGCAGCTCCCATGTACGGCGAGATCCTGTCCCCAAACTACCCTCAGGGATACCCCAATGATGTGAAGGAGTCCTGGGAAATCAGTGTCCCCCCAGGGTTCGGCATCCGCCTCTCTTTCACCCACCTAGACATAGAGCCATCCCAGAACTGCGAGTACGACTCTGTGACG ATCCTGTCTGGTGGCCATCCTGTCAAGGGCCCGCTCTGTGGGCGAAAGCGCAGCACAGACCCTGCTTCCCCTATCCTGGAAGAATTCTACGCCCCGTATAACCAGCTGACTGTGACTTTCCAGTCAGACTTTTCCAATGAGGAGCGTTTTACTGGCTTTGCTGCCTACTATATCGCAGTGG ATGTGAATGAGTGCACGGATTTCATGGAAGAGACCTGCAGCCACTATTGCAATAACTACATTGGGGGTttcttctgctcctgccccccagagtACTTCCTGCATGAGGATCAGAGGACATGTGGAG TGAACTGCAGTGGGAATGTATTCACGGAGCTGTCAGGGGAGATCTCCAGCCCCAACTACCCTGATGAATACCCTGAAAGCGCGCGCTGTAAATTCCGTGTGGTCCTGGAGCCGGGCTACCGTGTGGTGCTGAACATCAGGAGTGGGGACTTTGATGTGGAACCAGCTGACAACGAAGGGAACTGCCCCGACAGCTTAACG TTCACAGATGGACAACAACATTTTGGTCCCTATTGTGGCAACACATTCCCAGGGCCTTCAGAAATTAAAAGCAGGAGCAATATTCTTGACATTGTCTTTGAAACAGACAAAACGATACAAAAGAAAGGCTGGAAAATGCGCTACTCTGGGGACC CAATACCCTGTCCCCAGAGTGTCACCCCGAACTCTGTGCTTGACCCCCTGAAGGACAAGTACAGCTACAGGGACTATGTGACGGTGACCTGCGTGAAAGGTTATGAGGTTGTGACG CCCCAAGACAGCCTGCCAGCCTTTCAGGCCAGATGCCAGAGCAATGGAGAATGGAGCAACTCACACTACAAATGCGTCC CTGTGGACTGTGGTCCCCCTAGCATTATTGCCAATGGCAAAGCCACCTACAAGCCAGGATCTGAGGAGACTCTGTACGGAGCCACTGTCCGCTATGTCTGTGAAGAGCCTTACTACGCTCTGCAAACCCGCGGGGACG GGCAGTATCAGTGTGCAGACAATGGGAAATGGGTCAGCGAAGAGATGGGAACAGAGCTTCCAGTGTGTGTCCCAG TCTGTGGGTTCCCCAGTACGCCCATCCAGGATCATCAGAGGATTTTTGGGGGCACTCGTGCTAAGACAGGCAACTTCCCCTGGCAGGTCTTATTCCCAAGCCCCCGGGGAGGTGGGGTACTCATTTCTGAGCGGTGGGTGCTGACTGCGGCGCATGTGCTGGATGACTCAAGAGGCAAGTCCACAATGTACGCTGGCGCGATCAACATCCGCCATCAATCCCAGGATGAGGAGGCCGTTCAGCTGGAGCAAGACAAAGTGTTCATTCACCCCGGCTGGACAAAGGTGGCAGACCCAAACACTCGGACGAATTTTGATAACGACATTGCCCTGGTGAGGCTGATGGAACCGGTGAAGATGGGCCCCAGGATCTCACCACTTTGcctccctggtgcctcccctgagTATGAGCTGACAGACGGCAGAGTGGGCTACATATCCGGCTGGGGCCGCACAGAGAAGCGAGACAGAGTCCAGCATCTCATGATGGCCCAGATCCCCGTGGTCACCATGGAAAAATGCCGCAATGTGAAGCCGGAATCACTTGCTGATGCCACCACTTTCCACTTCACTGAGAACATGATCTGTGCAGGAGGTGGCAGGAAGGACAGCTGTGCCGGAGACAGTGGCGGAGCCTTTGCCATCACAGATCCCCGCAATGAGACTCGGTACTATGTAGGGGGGCTAGTCTCCTGGGGACCACAGTGTGGCACATACGGCCTTTACACCAGAGTGGGGCGCTACCGAGATTGGATCTTGGAGACCATGCGCCAATATGGGGAGGCCAAGGAGTCGCAGGAATAG